Proteins encoded within one genomic window of Deltaproteobacteria bacterium:
- the gmk gene encoding guanylate kinase, whose product MPRRGVPLVVSAPSGCGKTTICQKLLERTQGIEFSISHTTRKPRGSERNGNEYHFISNDEFTQMVKASMFLEWAKVHDNYYGTSRSQAESRLNIGIDVLFDIDVQGGKQLHSCLADVVLVFILPPNLLTLSQRLHNRGTDDEAVIQRRLAVAKQEIEQASFYNYWIINDHLEDAVRDLEAILFAERLRCVDKQAFRQQMLGNINHVDR is encoded by the coding sequence ATGCCTCGCAGAGGAGTACCATTAGTGGTTTCAGCGCCTAGCGGTTGCGGTAAAACTACAATTTGTCAAAAACTGCTTGAACGTACCCAAGGCATTGAATTCTCAATATCACACACCACCAGAAAACCACGTGGTAGCGAACGAAATGGCAATGAGTATCATTTCATCAGCAATGATGAATTTACACAAATGGTCAAAGCTTCAATGTTTCTTGAATGGGCTAAAGTGCACGATAATTACTATGGCACTAGTCGCAGCCAAGCAGAATCGCGACTGAATATTGGTATTGATGTGCTTTTTGATATTGATGTGCAAGGTGGCAAGCAGTTACATTCATGCCTAGCTGATGTGGTTTTGGTATTTATTTTACCGCCCAATCTTCTTACTTTATCTCAACGTCTTCATAATCGTGGCACTGATGATGAGGCGGTTATTCAGCGACGATTAGCTGTAGCCAAGCAAGAAATCGAGCAAGCATCATTTTATAATTATTGGATCATCAATGATCATCTTGAAGATGCGGTGAGAGATCTTGAAGCTATTTTGTTTGCCGAGCGGTTACGATGTGTAGATAAACAGGCATTTCGCCAACAGATGTTAGGCAATATCAATCACGTTGACCGATAA
- a CDS encoding bifunctional hydroxymethylpyrimidine kinase/phosphomethylpyrimidine kinase yields the protein MISQNTLIHPALKAIRGRKAVLVGDLVLDNYVYGEALRVSREAPVVVVRKERVEYRLGGAANTAANLAAFGLNTQVVGVVANDENGVRLKKMLASAGADVTAIQAGDYIMPVKTRILAGAFGTSRQQVLRIDDEPREELPATLLESIAAKALARGSKADVVVISDYGYGIASNSLIETARALVQKGIPVCVDSRYQLPAFAGVTAVTPNIPEAEQLVGFAINDSHAVDRAGRQIIEKLQIKACLLTQGRGGMTLFSAHKQPQHVEIVGDEEVTDVTGAGDTVIAGFAGGLAAGLGTRNSMILANIAAGVVVTKVGAATASEAEIIASAEHAKVELTPWDV from the coding sequence ATGATTTCTCAAAACACATTAATTCACCCAGCGTTGAAAGCCATTCGCGGTCGCAAAGCTGTATTAGTTGGTGATCTCGTACTAGATAATTATGTCTATGGTGAAGCTTTACGAGTATCACGTGAAGCACCGGTGGTTGTAGTACGCAAAGAGCGAGTTGAATATCGACTTGGCGGTGCGGCAAATACAGCAGCAAATTTAGCAGCTTTTGGTTTAAATACCCAAGTTGTAGGTGTTGTTGCCAATGATGAAAACGGCGTACGGCTTAAGAAAATGCTTGCAAGTGCTGGCGCTGATGTCACAGCCATACAAGCTGGCGATTATATCATGCCAGTGAAGACAAGAATTTTAGCTGGTGCATTTGGCACCTCACGACAGCAAGTATTACGCATTGACGATGAACCGCGCGAAGAATTGCCTGCAACTCTATTAGAATCTATTGCCGCAAAGGCACTGGCTCGCGGCAGCAAAGCTGATGTAGTAGTGATTAGTGATTATGGTTATGGCATTGCTTCTAACTCACTAATAGAAACAGCTCGCGCATTGGTGCAAAAAGGTATTCCGGTATGCGTAGATTCGCGTTATCAATTGCCAGCTTTTGCTGGTGTAACCGCAGTTACGCCAAATATTCCTGAAGCCGAGCAGTTAGTAGGTTTTGCAATTAATGATAGCCATGCGGTAGATCGTGCTGGTCGGCAAATAATAGAAAAGTTGCAGATAAAAGCATGTTTGTTAACTCAAGGCAGAGGGGGTATGACCCTATTTAGCGCGCACAAGCAACCGCAGCATGTAGAAATTGTTGGCGATGAAGAAGTCACCGATGTTACTGGTGCTGGTGATACCGTGATAGCTGGTTTTGCGGGGGGGCTTGCTGCTGGTTTAGGTACACGCAATAGTATGATCTTAGCCAATATTGCAGCCGGTGTTGTGGTAACTAAAGTTGGCGCTGCAACTGCTAGCGAAGCAGAAATTATTGCATCAGCTGAACATGCCAAAGTTGAGCTAACACCATGGGATGTATAG
- a CDS encoding FHA domain-containing protein, with amino-acid sequence MNSTQARLIPINSDNGNSIPVITLGHRVTIGRAPGNIITINDRELSKFHAEIVADSDGFVLCDLSSSNGTFVNGKRIQRHRLVEGDVIIMGANQYSFVPEGSLEKSIAAVAILPESPIDKTKVIATSQGDVLASAQAIEDIEALRQAHNHVRAAFAAVRSLLETTDLRALCEKILEVTFSLLKAETGALLLFDDNHQLVPWAHRNYGVANERIIISRTIVEEVMRRRTAVLASDALTDSRWGSAQSVVMSGVRSLMCVPLTSANNVYGLLHVGNSKEIGAFGATDLELISGIGVGAGLALSNAYLTHQLKEEASFREFLGRFLSPMVVEQVMSRKIELKRGGSEAEVTVMFADIRGFTSLTERSKASDVVNLLNEYFEQMVEVVFRYSGILDKFIGDALMAVWGTPVSTRDDAARALKAACEMQEVVESYNAVRSDRGQEPIAIGIGLASGRCVSGAIGARRRMEYTVIGDAVNVASRLAGLATAGNVLCDDETFRRARSPQGAQSLAPTQVKGRSRPVKIFDVTAT; translated from the coding sequence GTGAATTCTACACAAGCTCGATTGATACCAATAAACTCTGATAATGGTAATTCAATACCAGTTATCACTTTAGGTCATCGAGTTACTATAGGCCGAGCACCTGGTAATATCATTACAATTAATGATCGTGAGTTATCAAAATTTCATGCAGAAATAGTTGCCGATAGTGATGGCTTTGTCCTTTGTGATCTGAGCAGTTCAAATGGTACCTTTGTAAATGGCAAACGGATCCAACGTCATCGTTTGGTTGAGGGCGATGTCATAATAATGGGCGCCAATCAATACAGCTTTGTGCCTGAAGGTAGTCTTGAAAAATCTATTGCAGCAGTTGCAATTTTACCTGAAAGTCCCATTGATAAAACAAAAGTAATCGCGACATCTCAAGGTGATGTTTTAGCTTCAGCTCAAGCTATTGAAGATATCGAAGCTTTGCGTCAAGCGCATAATCACGTGCGTGCTGCGTTTGCAGCGGTGCGTTCTTTATTAGAAACTACGGATTTACGTGCTTTGTGCGAAAAAATCCTGGAGGTGACTTTTAGTTTACTAAAAGCTGAAACCGGTGCGCTTTTATTGTTTGATGATAATCATCAGTTAGTACCATGGGCTCATCGTAATTATGGTGTTGCAAATGAACGTATTATTATCAGCCGCACCATAGTTGAAGAGGTGATGCGTCGTCGCACAGCGGTGCTTGCCTCAGATGCATTGACGGATTCTCGCTGGGGTTCGGCACAATCGGTGGTTATGTCGGGGGTACGTTCATTAATGTGTGTACCTTTAACAAGTGCAAATAATGTATATGGTTTACTACATGTCGGTAATTCTAAAGAAATTGGGGCGTTTGGTGCGACAGATCTAGAGTTGATAAGTGGTATAGGTGTTGGTGCTGGTTTAGCTCTATCAAATGCTTATTTAACACATCAGTTAAAAGAAGAAGCAAGTTTTCGCGAATTTCTTGGCCGCTTTTTATCTCCTATGGTCGTCGAACAAGTTATGTCGCGCAAAATAGAGTTAAAGCGGGGTGGCAGTGAGGCCGAGGTTACCGTAATGTTTGCGGACATTCGTGGTTTCACTAGTTTAACTGAGCGCAGCAAAGCTAGCGATGTTGTCAATCTGCTTAATGAATATTTTGAGCAAATGGTTGAAGTGGTTTTTAGGTATAGTGGTATTCTCGATAAATTTATCGGTGATGCATTAATGGCTGTATGGGGGACACCAGTATCTACGCGAGATGATGCGGCACGTGCGTTAAAAGCTGCATGCGAGATGCAAGAAGTAGTTGAATCCTACAACGCTGTACGTAGTGATCGTGGTCAAGAGCCTATTGCCATTGGTATTGGGCTTGCCAGTGGTCGTTGTGTTTCAGGAGCAATAGGTGCCAGACGTCGCATGGAATATACAGTAATAGGAGATGCGGTAAATGTCGCCAGTCGTTTAGCTGGTCTTGCTACTGCTGGTAATGTGCTTTGTGATGATGAAACTTTTCGACGTGCTCGTTCACCTCAAGGTGCTCAATCGTTAGCTCCAACACAAGTAAAAGGGCGCAGTCGTCCAGTTAAGATATTCGATGTTACTGCTACGTAA
- a CDS encoding universal stress protein, translated as MLAFGLNGIILILPTKTPKVKIARHKEWWQQLAREESRGDAHVHVVRSDNVAAEIIAEAVSADLILLGLNQVPNRRRVFGDVVTQVIAHTKAAVMIIGQRD; from the coding sequence GTGTTAGCATTTGGCCTCAATGGCATCATTTTAATTCTACCGACAAAAACGCCAAAAGTGAAAATTGCTCGTCATAAAGAATGGTGGCAGCAACTCGCCCGTGAAGAATCTAGAGGTGATGCTCATGTACATGTTGTTCGAAGCGATAATGTTGCCGCAGAGATTATAGCTGAGGCGGTCTCTGCTGATCTCATATTGCTTGGTCTCAATCAAGTCCCTAATCGCCGCCGTGTCTTTGGTGATGTAGTAACCCAAGTCATCGCTCATACTAAAGCTGCGGTAATGATTATCGGTCAACGTGATTGA
- a CDS encoding cell division protein ZapA, with amino-acid sequence MSTRAEYTTKSSVEVQILGQRFVLKTGGDTKHVERLVNYLQRKIDELSLSGPLPGAKLAVLAALNIADDYFKALDEARELKHQVAKKSRSLLQEIDHYSNQHLHAVVDDGPSSNGHGK; translated from the coding sequence ATGAGCACCCGGGCTGAATATACGACAAAATCTAGTGTTGAAGTACAAATACTAGGGCAGCGTTTTGTGCTTAAAACTGGGGGTGATACAAAGCATGTCGAACGTTTAGTAAATTACTTACAACGTAAAATTGACGAATTATCATTATCTGGTCCTTTGCCTGGTGCCAAGCTTGCAGTGCTTGCGGCATTAAATATCGCTGATGATTATTTTAAAGCTTTAGACGAAGCTCGCGAACTTAAACATCAAGTAGCAAAAAAATCGCGTTCTTTATTACAAGAAATCGATCACTACAGCAATCAACATCTACATGCAGTTGTCGATGACGGTCCAAGCAGTAATGGTCACGGCAAATGA
- a CDS encoding M48 family metallopeptidase, translating to MKKDFPNISPHVFEHPLDRTALLSLQKVPGIDWVVKTLFSIVGEKRLRLFFLASSVRVNEKQLPRLHKNYLEACRILDVKDPPELFVAQKMAVNAAAIGMGKPFIMLTSPLVDALDDDELQCVIGHELGHVLCGHSLYTTILLLLVSAWYAFIGIPGGLLAITVIRMALLEWSRKAELTADRAGLLVSQDADVSYRVAMKLAGGRPKDEMSIEEFFKQAEEYREGGNVIDGVLKIALLLGQTHPLPVLRVSELRDWVDSGDYQKILSGDYLHRDENQDDDFIKNIKAAASSYKDAFKSSKDPFISTVKDISNSVANTGREIFEFFKRATDSWNDKHKT from the coding sequence ATGAAAAAAGATTTTCCAAATATAAGTCCACATGTATTTGAACACCCATTAGACCGTACGGCATTACTTAGTTTGCAGAAGGTGCCTGGTATCGATTGGGTAGTAAAAACATTATTTTCAATTGTCGGCGAAAAACGCCTACGCTTGTTTTTTTTAGCATCATCTGTACGCGTAAATGAGAAGCAATTACCGCGTTTACATAAAAACTATCTTGAGGCTTGCCGTATTCTTGATGTTAAAGATCCCCCAGAATTGTTTGTTGCACAAAAGATGGCAGTTAATGCTGCTGCAATTGGTATGGGCAAGCCGTTCATCATGCTTACCTCACCATTAGTCGACGCACTCGATGACGACGAACTTCAGTGCGTAATAGGTCACGAATTAGGTCATGTTTTATGTGGTCATAGCCTTTATACAACTATTTTACTATTGTTGGTAAGCGCGTGGTATGCCTTTATTGGTATACCAGGCGGATTACTTGCAATTACAGTTATTAGAATGGCTTTGTTAGAATGGAGTCGTAAAGCAGAACTAACTGCTGACCGTGCTGGTTTGCTTGTTTCGCAGGATGCTGATGTTAGTTACCGTGTAGCTATGAAACTAGCAGGTGGACGTCCCAAAGATGAGATGAGTATTGAAGAATTTTTTAAGCAAGCAGAAGAATATCGTGAAGGCGGCAATGTTATTGATGGAGTGCTTAAAATAGCCCTGTTATTAGGACAAACACACCCATTGCCGGTTTTGCGTGTATCTGAATTGCGTGATTGGGTAGACTCTGGTGATTATCAAAAAATACTTAGCGGTGATTATTTGCACCGTGATGAAAACCAGGATGATGATTTTATAAAAAATATTAAAGCCGCAGCATCTTCTTATAAAGATGCATTTAAATCTTCAAAAGACCCTTTTATATCTACCGTTAAAGATATTTCAAATAGCGTTGCAAATACTGGTCGTGAGATCTTTGAATTTTTTAAGCGAGCTACTGATAGTTGGAATGATAAACACAAAACCTAA